The following coding sequences lie in one Flavobacterium sp. 20NA77.7 genomic window:
- a CDS encoding vWA domain-containing protein, with translation MKSNSFLHPELLGLLILVPFFIFWYVKVAPHAQPTLKVSQIATDEQTKTWRTRTRPYLWVLRVVAFVGMVLALARPISTEKSNFTSYKNGIDIVIATDVSGSMLATDLKPNRLEAVKKVAADFIKNRTNDRIGLVVYAGESYTRTPVTSDHQMVLTSLADVQYNGYVLEDGTAIGIGLATAINRLKTSKSKTKIIILLTDGVNNKGSLDPISAAEIATAYGIKVYTIGVGTNGIANVPYTTDANGNILYQKQQVEIDEALMQQIASTTKGKYFRATSNEKLAAIYNEIDQLEKTIIREQKHLKFQEEFRFWLLLAIACLAVEFALKKLIYKSFI, from the coding sequence ATGAAGAGTAACTCGTTTTTACATCCAGAATTACTAGGATTACTCATTCTGGTCCCTTTTTTTATTTTTTGGTATGTGAAAGTAGCACCACACGCTCAACCTACTTTAAAAGTAAGTCAGATAGCTACTGATGAACAAACAAAAACGTGGCGTACACGTACTAGACCTTATTTATGGGTGTTACGCGTAGTAGCTTTTGTAGGTATGGTGTTGGCTCTTGCAAGACCCATTAGTACTGAAAAATCTAACTTCACAAGTTATAAAAACGGAATTGATATTGTAATTGCCACCGATGTGTCAGGTTCAATGTTGGCAACGGATCTAAAACCAAACCGATTAGAAGCAGTCAAAAAAGTAGCAGCAGATTTTATAAAAAACAGGACAAATGACCGTATTGGTTTAGTGGTATATGCAGGCGAAAGTTATACCAGAACACCAGTTACTTCAGATCATCAAATGGTGCTCACTTCTTTAGCAGACGTTCAATACAATGGATATGTTTTAGAAGATGGTACGGCAATAGGCATTGGTTTAGCTACAGCTATAAACAGACTAAAAACAAGTAAGTCAAAAACAAAAATTATTATATTGCTTACAGACGGGGTAAATAATAAAGGCAGTCTAGATCCAATTTCTGCTGCTGAAATTGCTACAGCGTATGGAATAAAGGTATATACAATAGGTGTGGGCACAAACGGAATAGCAAATGTGCCTTATACTACAGACGCTAACGGAAATATATTGTATCAAAAACAGCAGGTTGAAATTGATGAAGCATTGATGCAACAAATTGCGTCAACGACGAAAGGAAAATATTTTAGAGCGACATCAAATGAAAAATTAGCGGCTATATATAATGAAATAGATCAATTAGAAAAAACAATAATTAGAGAGCAAAAACACTTAAAATTTCAAGAAGAATTTCGTTTTTGGTTACTACTAGCAATAGCTTGTTTAGCTGTTGAATTTGCCCTAAAAAAATTAATTTATAAAAGTTTTATTTAA
- a CDS encoding BatD family protein — protein sequence MKRYIVLLLFGFYSSVAQTVTTSVDKKTIKIGDQVTLTLHLNAKKTDQVVFPELDSIGKWEVVTNHPVKTIRQKNIDQLVKKYTITQFNSGTYTIPSVEIAYNKQKINTQKQTIEVKDVEVDTLKQPLYDIKQDESINFNTTLNEAQPLVFWQVILVFLFLGIVPVIVYWLMKRIHAKYDLKREKYTPPFTLFSTQFSSLESLKTQPKLFYSKATELIKSYFEVTIEIPALESTTDEFLIRVNQKTKEQKLEISQTTLQSLEQVFRHADLVKFAKSKLNETILLQDQKTIFTCIQEFHDKLPQSNEEIRVARALEAEQKRQFKNKNYRQFAVVLSFLLTAIAGTVYLGYQNIYDALLQYQNGKDSHYYLAKDWVTSEYGYPAIQITTPKALERNASDSIAPSIKSTATFKWNSLKDNIAISVETKAFKDTTKFELVGIIDYEQALLLQQGVKKLKVDAKKFKNQNGVEGDELVSNFEFLTNGEIEKITGIILVLHDETSLKTVRIFCRTTDKEKTNFIEKIKNSIQLILDEDEE from the coding sequence ATGAAAAGGTATATTGTACTGTTATTGTTTGGTTTTTACTCCTCTGTTGCACAAACAGTAACGACTTCTGTTGATAAAAAAACAATAAAAATTGGCGATCAAGTTACGTTAACACTTCATCTTAATGCAAAAAAAACAGACCAAGTTGTTTTTCCTGAACTAGATTCAATAGGTAAATGGGAAGTAGTTACAAACCATCCTGTTAAAACGATTCGACAAAAAAACATTGACCAATTAGTAAAAAAATATACCATCACGCAATTTAATTCGGGCACTTATACCATTCCTTCGGTTGAAATAGCGTACAATAAGCAAAAAATCAACACCCAAAAGCAAACAATAGAAGTAAAAGATGTTGAAGTTGATACGCTTAAACAACCCTTATATGACATTAAACAAGATGAATCAATTAACTTTAATACAACTTTAAATGAGGCTCAACCATTAGTTTTTTGGCAAGTGATTTTAGTCTTTTTATTTCTTGGTATTGTTCCGGTAATCGTTTATTGGTTAATGAAACGAATACATGCTAAATATGATTTAAAAAGAGAGAAATATACACCGCCGTTTACGCTTTTTTCCACACAATTTTCATCGTTAGAGTCTTTAAAAACACAACCTAAACTATTTTATTCTAAAGCGACAGAATTAATAAAATCGTATTTTGAAGTAACAATAGAAATTCCCGCTCTAGAGAGTACGACAGATGAATTTTTGATTCGGGTTAACCAAAAAACAAAAGAACAAAAATTAGAAATTTCCCAAACTACGTTACAATCCCTTGAACAGGTGTTTCGACATGCCGATTTAGTAAAATTTGCTAAGTCTAAATTAAATGAGACAATTCTCCTTCAAGATCAAAAAACAATTTTTACTTGTATTCAAGAATTTCATGATAAATTGCCACAATCTAACGAAGAAATACGTGTAGCTAGAGCATTAGAAGCGGAACAAAAAAGACAATTTAAAAATAAAAATTACCGTCAATTTGCGGTAGTGCTTAGTTTTTTATTAACAGCAATTGCGGGTACAGTCTATTTAGGCTATCAAAACATTTACGATGCCTTATTACAATACCAAAATGGCAAAGATTCACATTATTATTTAGCCAAAGATTGGGTAACGTCTGAATATGGTTATCCTGCGATACAAATCACCACGCCAAAAGCCTTAGAACGAAACGCCTCAGATAGCATTGCTCCTAGTATAAAATCAACAGCTACTTTTAAGTGGAATAGTTTAAAAGATAATATTGCTATTTCTGTTGAAACGAAAGCGTTTAAAGATACTACTAAATTTGAGTTAGTAGGAATTATTGATTATGAGCAAGCCCTTTTGCTTCAACAAGGTGTAAAAAAATTAAAAGTAGATGCCAAAAAATTTAAAAATCAAAATGGTGTTGAAGGGGACGAATTAGTGTCAAATTTTGAGTTTTTAACTAATGGAGAAATTGAAAAAATTACAGGTATAATTTTAGTTTTACATGATGAAACCAGTTTAAAAACCGTTCGGATTTTTTGTAGAACAACCGATAAAGAGAAAACTAATTTTATTGAAAAAATAAAAAACAGTATCCAACTCATTCTAGACGAAGATGAAGAGTAA
- a CDS encoding DUF58 domain-containing protein → METKELLKKVKKIEIKTRRLSNHLFSGQYHSSFKGRGVTFSEVRPYQYGDDFRAIDWNVTARNNDTYIKVFEEERELTLLLMVDCSASQSFGSSLQNKNEIIAEIAATLAFSATQNNDKIGLVLFSDQVELFIPPKKGKTHVLRIIRELVEWQPKSNKTAIHLALEFVSQVMKKKAILFLISDFRDSNYQKSLQIAAKKHDVTGIRVYDKREQHLPNLGLISVVDAETNAHIWLDTQSPEVRHAYENEFKTQEAYCFSAFSKCGAGLVNTHTEESYVSKLLTYFKSRS, encoded by the coding sequence ATGGAAACTAAAGAACTGCTAAAAAAAGTAAAGAAGATAGAAATTAAAACCCGAAGATTGAGCAATCATCTTTTTTCGGGTCAATATCATTCGTCTTTTAAGGGCAGGGGAGTAACGTTTTCAGAAGTGAGACCCTACCAATATGGAGATGATTTTCGTGCTATTGATTGGAATGTTACCGCACGAAATAATGATACATATATAAAAGTATTTGAAGAAGAAAGAGAATTAACACTTCTTTTAATGGTCGACTGTAGTGCGTCACAATCATTTGGTTCTTCGTTACAAAATAAAAATGAAATTATTGCTGAAATCGCAGCTACATTAGCTTTTTCAGCTACACAAAACAATGATAAAATTGGGTTAGTGCTTTTTTCCGATCAAGTAGAATTATTTATTCCACCAAAAAAAGGAAAAACGCATGTATTGCGAATTATTAGAGAATTAGTAGAATGGCAACCTAAAAGTAACAAAACAGCTATTCATTTAGCTTTAGAATTTGTGTCTCAAGTCATGAAAAAGAAAGCCATACTATTTTTAATTTCTGATTTCAGGGATTCAAATTACCAAAAATCACTTCAAATCGCAGCTAAAAAACATGATGTAACTGGAATTAGAGTGTATGATAAAAGAGAACAACATCTCCCTAACTTAGGTTTAATTTCTGTTGTAGACGCTGAAACAAATGCCCATATTTGGCTAGACACACAGTCTCCAGAAGTTCGCCATGCTTATGAAAATGAATTTAAAACACAAGAAGCCTATTGTTTTTCCGCTTTTTCTAAATGTGGGGCAGGTTTAGTTAATACACATACCGAAGAAAGCTATGTTTCTAAATTATTAACGTATTTTAAATCGAGAAGTTAA
- a CDS encoding AAA family ATPase — translation MEQQTGTIDVASLNEKIQQESAFIEVLTFEMNKTIVGQKHMIERLLIGLLGQGHILLEGMPGLAKTLAINTLSKAVQGSFSRIQFTPDLLPADVVGTMVYNLKENAFTVKKGPVFANFVLADEINRAPAKVQSALLEAMQEKQVTIGDVSYKLDAPFLVLATQNPVEQEGTYPLPEAQMDRFMLKTIVDYPKMEEEQAIIRMSLQGGLPSINPVVSVDQILRAQALVKEVYMDEKIENYILNLVFATRFPEKYRLENLKPFIQYGASPRGSINLALAAKCYAFIKRRGYVIPEDVRAVVHDVLRHRIGITYEAEAENITTEAIISKIINQVQVP, via the coding sequence ATGGAACAGCAAACAGGAACAATTGACGTGGCGTCACTTAATGAAAAAATACAGCAAGAAAGCGCATTTATTGAAGTATTGACTTTTGAAATGAACAAAACTATTGTAGGTCAAAAACACATGATAGAACGCTTGTTGATAGGGCTTTTAGGACAAGGTCATATTTTGTTAGAAGGAATGCCTGGATTAGCCAAAACATTGGCAATAAATACTTTGTCAAAAGCGGTCCAAGGTTCGTTTAGTCGTATACAGTTTACCCCTGATTTATTACCAGCAGATGTAGTAGGAACCATGGTGTATAATTTAAAAGAAAATGCATTTACAGTTAAAAAAGGACCTGTATTTGCCAATTTTGTTTTGGCAGACGAAATCAATAGAGCTCCCGCTAAAGTACAATCGGCATTGTTAGAAGCCATGCAAGAAAAACAAGTCACAATAGGAGATGTTTCCTATAAGCTTGATGCGCCTTTTTTGGTATTAGCCACTCAAAACCCTGTGGAACAAGAGGGAACGTATCCGTTACCTGAAGCACAAATGGATCGTTTCATGTTAAAAACAATTGTGGATTACCCAAAAATGGAAGAAGAACAGGCTATTATTAGAATGAGTTTACAAGGCGGATTACCCTCTATAAATCCGGTAGTAAGTGTAGATCAAATTCTTCGTGCGCAGGCATTGGTTAAAGAAGTATATATGGACGAAAAAATTGAGAACTATATTCTAAATCTTGTTTTTGCTACACGTTTCCCAGAAAAATACAGATTAGAAAATCTTAAACCGTTTATTCAATATGGAGCTTCTCCTAGAGGAAGTATTAATTTAGCTTTAGCCGCAAAATGCTATGCTTTTATTAAACGAAGAGGGTATGTTATTCCGGAAGACGTGCGCGCGGTAGTACATGATGTCTTGCGCCACAGAATAGGCATAACTTATGAAGCCGAAGCTGAAAACATTACTACTGAAGCTATCATTTCAAAAATAATAAATCAAGTTCAAGTCCCATAA
- a CDS encoding aldo/keto reductase has translation MSNKLSSLIAGTMNWGVWGNNLAKRDMQERIFAYLNQGITSFDHADIYGGYTTEASFGEAWQEMNITRDNVQFISKCGIKYVGGTRKYALKHYDYSKSYIIWSVEQSLKNLQTEYLDVLLLHRPSPLMQADEIAEAVTKLKETGKIKNFGVSNFSVEQTALLQKNIPISYNQIQFSATHFEPMLNGSIDFMQLHSVVPMAWNPLGAVFKETTEQTQRLHQLLSKLETKYECGKEIILLAWILKHPAGILPVVGTTNLDRITSLAHVKTIALSIEDWFAIWTESQGKKVP, from the coding sequence ATGTCAAACAAACTTTCTAGTCTTATTGCAGGCACCATGAACTGGGGTGTTTGGGGTAATAATTTAGCTAAAAGGGATATGCAAGAGCGCATTTTTGCTTATCTAAATCAAGGAATTACCTCTTTTGATCATGCCGATATTTATGGCGGATATACGACCGAAGCCTCCTTTGGAGAAGCGTGGCAAGAAATGAATATTACTAGAGATAACGTGCAATTCATTTCAAAATGCGGCATAAAATATGTTGGAGGAACTAGAAAATATGCTTTAAAGCATTATGATTATAGTAAATCCTATATTATTTGGAGCGTAGAACAGTCGTTAAAAAATTTACAAACAGAGTATTTAGATGTGTTATTGCTCCACAGACCAAGCCCTCTAATGCAAGCCGATGAAATTGCAGAAGCGGTAACTAAATTAAAAGAAACGGGAAAAATTAAAAATTTTGGCGTATCTAATTTTTCTGTTGAACAAACCGCTTTGCTTCAAAAAAACATTCCTATTTCTTATAATCAAATTCAATTTTCGGCAACGCATTTTGAACCTATGCTAAATGGAAGTATAGATTTTATGCAATTACATAGTGTTGTGCCAATGGCTTGGAATCCGCTAGGTGCTGTTTTTAAAGAAACAACCGAGCAAACCCAGCGTTTACATCAACTCCTTTCAAAACTTGAAACAAAATATGAATGTGGTAAGGAAATTATTTTGTTAGCGTGGATTTTGAAACATCCTGCGGGGATATTGCCTGTAGTGGGCACAACAAATCTAGATAGAATCACGAGTTTAGCTCACGTAAAAACGATAGCTTTATCAATAGAAGATTGGTTTGCAATATGGACAGAAAGTCAAGGAAAAAAAGTACCCTAA
- a CDS encoding SCO family protein → MKKRTIFIFCFSILLVSIFIAIYSLMNRRNLPIYTPRDVNPELVDSTVQHIGYNHKIAPFSFTNQNGKTITNKDYEGKIYVADFFFTTCQTICPKMTTNMVWLQDKIKDNPKVKLLSHTVFPDEDTVEVLKEYAKAKGVLDVKWNLVTGNQKEIYKIARQSYLVVKTGKPEELYDMVHTENFVLVDQKGRIRGFYNGTLLNETKKGEKNMNQLLEDIEFLATQE, encoded by the coding sequence ATGAAAAAACGCACTATTTTTATTTTTTGCTTTTCAATTTTATTAGTCTCTATTTTTATAGCGATTTATTCTTTAATGAATAGAAGAAACCTTCCTATTTATACGCCACGTGATGTAAATCCAGAATTAGTAGATTCTACAGTTCAACATATAGGTTATAATCATAAAATCGCTCCCTTTTCATTTACGAACCAAAACGGCAAAACAATTACGAATAAAGATTATGAAGGAAAAATATACGTAGCCGATTTCTTTTTTACAACTTGTCAAACCATTTGTCCAAAGATGACCACAAATATGGTTTGGTTACAAGATAAAATTAAAGACAATCCAAAAGTTAAATTACTTTCTCATACTGTTTTTCCTGATGAGGATACGGTTGAGGTTTTGAAAGAATATGCAAAAGCAAAAGGTGTACTAGATGTTAAATGGAATTTAGTAACAGGTAATCAAAAAGAAATTTATAAAATTGCGAGACAGTCTTATTTAGTTGTAAAAACAGGAAAGCCAGAAGAATTATACGACATGGTTCATACAGAAAACTTTGTCTTAGTAGATCAAAAGGGTCGAATCAGAGGGTTTTATAATGGAACCTTACTCAATGAGACTAAAAAAGGCGAAAAAAACATGAATCAACTTTTAGAGGATATTGAATTTTTAGCGACTCAAGAATAA
- a CDS encoding T9SS type A sorting domain-containing protein, translated as MKNIYLTFFCLFSVFIFGQFNKNAPWNVSTADVVKTNLFEQEVTIFNNYWLNKDRTKKGSGFKPFKRWEYHWQNQLNADGTIMTPQQLWEAWNTKKNRSTNRSSTIQSLPPSNWEPVGPFTHTNTGSWSSGQGRVNVVAVDPSNPTTIYIGAPAGGIWKSTNSGSSWIPLSDELPQIGVSGIAVDPTNSNIIYIATGDRDASDTYSVGVLKSTNGGISWNTTGLSFTGTSNFAGDLIIHPTNNQIILCATSAGIYRTLDGGTTWTVEQTGDFSQGSIRFKPTDHTIVYATSNNKFYKSTNTGDTFTNITSGLSASGSTGRMILDITPANANYVYILSINTSNALNGIYQSTNSGTSFNKTSGTTDILESTQGWYDLALAVSPTNANVLFTGCLNIWKSSNGGSTATKVNNWSAPSSATYTHADIHFLQFLNGKLYCGSDGGVYVSEDNGLSFNDLTGGLQISQFYKISVSKQSSGKMVGGLQDNGGYAFSNAGWKNFYGADGMDAAVSQSNSNLYYGFIQFGNPMYISNNGGNSITGSVGSPGGVDGNWVTPIKSDGQGAIYSGFNGLFKLVNGAWSQQNTNSVGSGNIELISIAPSNDAVIFVANDNVLYKSTNVGVTFTAVYTASSSITGITVHYSNTNIVYITTSGVSGEALKSTDGGNTFVSIAPGLPSISKNCIVHQGRNSTNPLYVGTALGVYYIDDTMSTWQAFDTNLPNVSITDLEINLEDAKIVAATYGRGIWQTNIPVEIPALDLKFVSVTNPTININCTASVAPQIVVKNGGQNTISSVAITYLVDNTPSSFNWSGTIASGANQLIDIPSFTTNRGAHTLSFTTTTAGDAFSDNNTGGTIFYVNDSGTVGVTNNFTTVSDELIVITEGGNGWTRGNRVSGLLTTNGNTAYVTNISGNYADNTKSYLISQCYNLSTISNPTINFKLAFDLEQDWDLAYVEYSTDFGANWAVLGTMGTGWYNSDRTPQTSGTDCYNCVGAQWTGTNTTLSDYSASLAALNAETNVIFRIVFQSDEGVNQLGINIDDFVVSGSLNTEGMNLNAIQIAPNPTSSSFKIFFRDTIPSTIEIFDVTGKIIYTKKNHVFSNEVEIDLNEVSVGLYFIKITSIDQKIYTERIIKK; from the coding sequence ATGAAAAATATCTACTTAACTTTCTTTTGTTTATTTTCTGTTTTTATTTTTGGACAATTTAATAAAAACGCTCCTTGGAACGTATCAACAGCTGATGTTGTAAAAACAAATTTGTTTGAGCAAGAAGTTACTATTTTTAATAACTATTGGTTAAACAAAGATCGAACTAAAAAAGGAAGCGGCTTTAAACCCTTTAAAAGATGGGAATATCATTGGCAAAATCAGTTAAATGCGGATGGTACAATTATGACGCCTCAACAGCTATGGGAAGCATGGAATACTAAAAAAAATAGATCCACAAATAGAAGTTCAACCATTCAATCTTTACCGCCAAGTAATTGGGAGCCTGTAGGTCCGTTTACACATACCAATACAGGTTCTTGGTCTTCTGGACAAGGAAGAGTAAATGTAGTAGCTGTAGACCCGTCTAATCCTACAACAATATATATAGGTGCACCTGCCGGTGGGATTTGGAAATCAACAAACAGTGGCTCATCTTGGATACCTCTATCGGATGAGTTACCACAAATAGGTGTTTCAGGCATTGCTGTTGATCCTACAAACTCAAATATAATATATATTGCCACGGGGGACCGAGATGCGTCTGACACCTATTCTGTTGGTGTTTTAAAATCAACTAATGGCGGTATTTCTTGGAATACAACAGGTTTAAGCTTTACGGGGACTTCAAATTTTGCTGGCGATCTTATTATTCATCCGACAAACAATCAAATTATTTTATGTGCAACTAGCGCAGGAATTTATAGAACACTAGACGGCGGAACCACATGGACAGTGGAACAAACAGGTGATTTTTCTCAAGGTTCAATACGTTTTAAACCAACAGACCACACAATTGTATATGCTACTTCAAACAATAAATTTTATAAATCCACAAACACGGGAGATACGTTTACAAATATTACCTCTGGTCTTTCTGCTTCAGGCTCAACAGGGCGAATGATATTAGATATAACACCAGCTAACGCAAATTATGTGTATATTTTAAGCATTAATACAAGTAATGCTTTAAATGGTATTTATCAATCTACCAATAGCGGAACTTCATTTAATAAAACCTCTGGAACTACAGATATCTTAGAATCTACACAGGGTTGGTATGATTTAGCTTTAGCCGTTTCGCCTACGAATGCAAATGTTTTATTTACAGGATGTTTAAATATTTGGAAATCCTCAAATGGTGGTAGTACTGCTACAAAAGTAAACAATTGGAGTGCGCCATCTTCGGCTACTTATACACATGCCGATATCCATTTTTTACAATTTTTAAATGGAAAATTATATTGTGGAAGTGACGGAGGGGTGTATGTTAGCGAAGATAATGGTTTGTCTTTTAACGATTTAACGGGCGGTCTGCAAATTAGTCAATTCTATAAAATTTCTGTATCTAAACAATCCTCTGGTAAAATGGTTGGCGGACTTCAAGATAATGGTGGCTATGCATTTAGCAATGCTGGATGGAAAAATTTTTATGGCGCAGACGGTATGGATGCTGCTGTAAGTCAAAGTAATAGTAATCTTTATTATGGATTTATTCAATTTGGAAATCCTATGTACATTTCAAACAACGGGGGCAACAGCATAACAGGTAGTGTGGGTTCGCCTGGAGGTGTAGATGGGAATTGGGTTACACCCATAAAAAGTGACGGACAAGGTGCTATTTATTCTGGTTTTAATGGGTTGTTTAAATTAGTCAATGGAGCTTGGTCACAACAAAACACAAATAGTGTTGGTTCGGGAAATATTGAATTAATTAGTATAGCGCCTTCCAATGATGCTGTTATTTTTGTGGCTAACGACAACGTACTATATAAAAGCACGAACGTGGGTGTTACCTTTACTGCTGTTTATACGGCTTCCTCTTCAATAACAGGAATTACAGTGCACTACTCTAACACAAATATCGTTTACATTACAACTAGCGGTGTCTCAGGAGAAGCCTTAAAATCTACCGACGGTGGTAATACATTCGTTTCAATTGCTCCCGGACTGCCTTCTATCTCTAAAAATTGCATTGTACATCAGGGAAGAAATAGCACAAATCCACTATATGTAGGAACAGCTTTAGGCGTTTACTACATAGACGACACAATGTCAACTTGGCAAGCCTTTGATACTAACTTACCCAATGTTTCTATAACCGATTTAGAAATTAACTTAGAAGACGCCAAAATTGTTGCAGCTACCTATGGACGGGGAATTTGGCAAACAAATATTCCTGTAGAAATTCCTGCTTTAGATTTAAAATTTGTTTCGGTAACTAATCCAACTATAAATATAAACTGTACTGCCTCAGTTGCCCCGCAAATTGTAGTAAAAAATGGAGGCCAAAACACCATTTCATCTGTTGCTATTACTTATTTAGTAGATAACACGCCTAGCTCTTTTAATTGGTCGGGTACAATAGCTTCTGGCGCAAATCAACTTATTGATATTCCTTCCTTTACAACAAATAGAGGGGCTCACACATTATCCTTTACAACGACTACAGCAGGCGATGCTTTTTCAGACAACAATACTGGAGGAACAATTTTTTATGTAAATGATTCAGGAACTGTAGGTGTTACTAATAATTTTACAACTGTTTCGGACGAATTAATAGTAATTACAGAAGGAGGAAACGGATGGACAAGAGGAAACAGAGTTTCGGGCTTACTAACTACGAATGGAAATACGGCATACGTTACAAATATCTCAGGAAATTATGCGGATAATACCAAGTCTTATTTAATTTCTCAGTGCTATAATTTATCTACTATATCTAACCCAACAATTAATTTTAAATTGGCTTTTGATTTAGAACAAGACTGGGATTTGGCATATGTTGAATATAGTACTGATTTTGGAGCAAATTGGGCAGTTTTAGGTACCATGGGAACAGGGTGGTATAATAGCGACAGAACTCCTCAAACCTCAGGAACAGATTGTTATAATTGTGTAGGCGCACAATGGACAGGGACAAATACTACCTTATCAGATTACTCGGCTTCTTTAGCGGCTTTAAATGCTGAAACAAACGTTATTTTTAGAATTGTTTTTCAATCAGATGAAGGCGTAAACCAACTAGGAATAAATATTGATGATTTTGTCGTATCAGGCTCACTTAATACAGAAGGTATGAATTTGAACGCGATTCAAATTGCTCCAAACCCTACAAGTAGTTCATTTAAAATTTTCTTTCGGGATACTATACCTAGCACTATTGAAATTTTTGATGTAACAGGTAAAATTATTTATACAAAAAAGAATCATGTGTTTTCTAATGAAGTAGAAATTGACTTAAACGAAGTTTCTGTGGGTCTATACTTTATTAAAATAACATCCATAGATCAAAAAATTTACACAGAAAGAATAATCAAAAAGTAA
- a CDS encoding response regulator transcription factor, translating into MGKKILYVEDDETLAFLTTDNLEHHYEVVHCNNGKKGFETFCTQAFDLVILDIMLPDMDGFQIAENIRKKNQEIPIIFLSAKTLKEDRIKGLKLGADDYLIKPYSIEELILKIEVFLQRSQKTTDKISIKNYSFGSFLFEPENYLVKNQHIKITLTEREAQLLKLFLDHPNMVLKREKILMELWGSDDYFLGRSLDVFISRLRKIIKEEPALAIENIPRVGFKWVVEEK; encoded by the coding sequence ATGGGGAAAAAAATTTTATATGTTGAAGACGACGAAACGCTGGCGTTTTTAACGACAGATAATTTAGAACATCATTATGAGGTAGTGCACTGTAACAATGGTAAAAAAGGGTTTGAAACGTTTTGTACTCAAGCTTTTGATTTAGTCATATTGGATATTATGCTACCCGACATGGATGGTTTTCAAATAGCTGAAAACATTAGGAAAAAGAATCAAGAAATTCCAATAATTTTTTTATCCGCAAAAACATTAAAAGAAGACCGTATAAAAGGATTAAAATTAGGTGCAGATGATTATTTGATTAAACCGTATTCTATAGAGGAATTAATTCTAAAAATTGAAGTTTTTTTACAACGAAGTCAAAAAACAACTGACAAAATATCTATAAAAAATTATTCTTTTGGTTCATTTCTATTTGAGCCTGAAAATTATTTAGTTAAAAATCAACATATAAAAATTACATTAACAGAGCGAGAAGCACAACTGTTAAAACTCTTTTTAGATCACCCAAATATGGTATTGAAAAGAGAAAAAATATTGATGGAACTATGGGGAAGTGACGATTATTTTTTAGGAAGAAGTTTAGACGTGTTCATTTCTCGTTTACGAAAAATAATAAAAGAAGAACCTGCATTAGCTATTGAAAATATTCCCCGAGTAGGATTTAAATGGGTTGTTGAAGAAAAATAA